In a genomic window of Nyctibius grandis isolate bNycGra1 chromosome 4, bNycGra1.pri, whole genome shotgun sequence:
- the MBIP gene encoding MAP3K12-binding inhibitory protein 1 isoform X5 codes for MAAPGVLQPGGHAPEIGADRAASEVASSALRSLAGLAGQLNLGDDIVKVVIDWSKLQSTSALQPALLFNALQQHILCLQPLLEKLQSLIKEENIGHVEPAGKTEGQTYETSLDIYDGNCQTDKKYASYDLGDLKDAYINFDPEVVQIKAGKAEIDRRISAFIERKQAEINENNVREFCNVIDCNQENSCARTDAVFTPYPGFKSHIKVSRVVNTYGPQTRSEGTHGSSHKASVPIHDCGNQAVEERLQNIEAHLRLQTELFWQEEKASTSPSELFIG; via the exons ATGGCGGCGCCTGGCGTGCTTCAGCCCGGCGGCCACGCTCCGGAGATCGGCGCGGACCGTGCGGCCTCGGAGGTGGCGAGCAGCGCCCTGCGCTCCTTAGCCGGGCTGGCGGGgcag CTTAACCTTGGAGATGATATTGTGAAAGTTGTAATCGATTGGAGCAAGCTTCAAAGCACATCAGCACTTCAGCCAGCATTGCTCTTTAATGCACTTCAGCAGCATATTTTATGTTTGCAG cCTCTTTTAGAAAAACTCCAGTCGTTgattaaagaggaaaatatagGCCATGTTGAACCTGCAGGTAAAACAGAAGGCCAAACTTACGAAACAAGTTTAGATATTTATGATGGTAACTGTCAGACTGACAAAAAGTATGCAAGTTATGACTTGGGAGATCTGAAGGATGCTTATATTAATTTTGATCCAGAGGTGGTCCAAATAAaagctggaaaagcagaa ATTGACAGGCGGATATCAGCCTTCATCGAGAGGAAACAAGCTGAGATCAATGAAAATAATGTCAGGGAATTTTGCAATGTTATTGATTGTAATCAAG aaaatagcTGTGCCAGAACGGATGCAGTTTTCACACCCTATCCTGGATTTAAGAGCCATATAAAGG TTTCTAGGGTAGTAAATACATACGGACCTCAGACTAGATCTGAAGGAACACATGGGTCCAGTCACAAAGCCAGTGTACCCATTCATGATTGTGGAAACCAAGCTGTTGAGGAGAGATTACAAAACATTGAAGCACACTTGCGGTTACAAACAG